TGATCTCAGAAGTGCCATCACTCCATTCTCCCACCAGCTGTTGTTCCTCGGCTGTCAGGGGACGAGGTTCCTCACCGATAAAACAATACGCGCACACCGCCAGCAGGAGGCCTGCCAGACAAGCCAGTAAGACGCGTCTGCGTTTCAGTGGTAATGTTAACCTGCGCATCATAAAATCCCGGCTGTGTCCCGCTCTTGAACTCCTGAAGTGTTTTTAACTTCTCATCAAAATCGCCAGCACTACCAGTGCCAGCAGAAACAGAACGACATTAATCCCGAGCGTTGCGATGAAGAAATCGTTAGAGATGCGATTTCGATATTAGCGCACAATCAAGATCGTATTATCAATCATCACTGCAGGCAAACTCAAAAGTGTTACCCACAGACAAATCAAAGTCAGCCCCCAACCGCCACTGCCAAAAGGTTCCACACTGCTCATGACATAAGGAACCAGCAGTACGAAGAAGCACACTGTAGTAATCCACAAAGTGATCCGCCAGATTGACCACTTGACGTGCAGCATGCGACTTCCCGTTTTAAATGCCAGATTACTCAGTCAACAGCTTTTGAATTTCTGGTAAATCCAAACGTTTCGCGATATCGAGGGGCGTTTCATTGTTCTTATCGACAACAGATGTATCTGAACCGTGTTTAAGAAGAACTTCTACCGCACTGATATTCTCGGCTTCAACAGCCGTGTGCAGAGGAGTCTGGCCTCTTTTATTTTGAGTATCTATATTTGCCCCATGCTCAATCAGTTCGTTGATTAATCGAGCGTTTCCATTAGATGCAAAATGATTCAAAACAGAATTTTCGTAATACTTTGACTTTGTGTTAATATCGGCTCCTGATGCAAGTAAAAAGTCAAAGCACTCGACATCTCTGGTCCGTGCAAGACTGGAGTTGCCAACTACCCACATCAGCGGCGTTTTTCCGGTTTCATCATCGGGGCGATTCGGGTCAACACCTTTATTCAGGATGACTTGCAACAGGCGCTGATTAGATTGCATCGCTGCTGCATGTATGGGATAGATTCCACGACAGGGCTGATCTACCAGACCTTGATTGATCAGTCTCTCTGCAT
This Gimesia chilikensis DNA region includes the following protein-coding sequences:
- a CDS encoding ankyrin repeat domain-containing protein gives rise to the protein MNHPRWLKHLRILALLIMLSLPVLFLSLRIVKARQSPCALYESIRFDDVSNAERLINQGLVDQPCRGIYPIHAAAMQSNQRLLQVILNKGVDPNRPDDETGKTPLMWVVGNSSLARTRDVECFDFLLASGADINTKSKYYENSVLNHFASNGNARLINELIEHGANIDTQNKRGQTPLHTAVEAENISAVEVLLKHGSDTSVVDKNNETPLDIAKRLDLPEIQKLLTE